Within Rutidosis leptorrhynchoides isolate AG116_Rl617_1_P2 unplaced genomic scaffold, CSIRO_AGI_Rlap_v1 contig370, whole genome shotgun sequence, the genomic segment TATTGCATTTTTTAAACTATATAATTTAGATAGCCAATGTCCATCTACTTAACTTTCATAAGCTAAGTCAAAATTCATTAATAAAGAGTAATGTGTAATACAAATAATTTTGTGTTTTAATTAATTGTGACACACAATAATAAAGTCAACAATATTATTTATTTGATATTTCCATTGACTCTATCCCAAATATCATATGTTTTTTTTTGGGAAACATTGCATGTCCGTCCTAATCTTTTTTCTTCTAATGAAGGTCAACATAGACTATTATCTGGCACCATCAAGTGGAGAATGACTCTTTCAcccctttttttctttcttttttggaGTTATCATTCCTGaagatatataaattttaaaatatgGAAGGAGTAATATTTTTAACTAAATCTACAAACACAAATGCCTAACGTGAGGggtctttttttcttttttgtagTTACTAATAAAAAGAAAGTTTGCTGTTTTTTTAGCAGTAAAATGCTTTATCTATCAATTGAAAATagacatataaaaaaaataaaatattaatataatgtcATGTTTGTTTGTACGTATTAATTTTTTACTCTTCAATTTTCGAAATTCATAAATATATGACACATTATTATATCCTATAATGAATcagaaaaatattaaaattatatatatattaaaatttagaTAAGAATCTTAAAATGAAAAGTCAAACAAACAAATCCTAAATTCAAAAAGTTAAAGATTTTCTTCTTTTCTACATGACTATTTTTAATATGAAAGgagttatatttttaaataaaaatacaaatgtctAAAaggagggttttttttttttttttttttttttttttttagttttaacaaTTCAGTTAAGACATggatttttttttccttttgaCTACAAATAGTATTTTAGTCATCACTAGAAAAGAAAGAAAGGCATAATGAATTTGAATTATATGAACTTGATAACCTTTTAGTAGTGTATTTAAATTCAACAGAGAATACATAAAAATGTTTAAAATTAATTTCAACTTATTATATAGATAAAAACATGTATTTAGAGATATGTTGGAAGAGTTTGTTTTAGAAAATTTGACTTGCATGAGATGAGTGACAATACAATTAACTTGCAAGAGAAGAAAACCAAAACGGTAAAGATGAGACAAATCTTGAGAAAGAAGAAAATCAACATGTGCAAATATGTGTTGATCAAAATGGTTTGTAAAAATTTTTGTTGAGGCATTTATGAAGAAAATGAATGATGTTGGAGTGTTAGAAGTGGACACAGATTGGATTGGAGGAATTACAGTGAACTCTGTAGAAAAACCAGTGTATTTTACTGAATTGGATGAAACTGCACACTCTTTAGAAGTGAGGGATTTCGCTGTAATTTGTTCAAATGATGGGGACTCAATCAGAATTGAGCAAAACAAGCTTCCCGGAGCTACACTCAACGACAGAGCTCAGAAGACCAATGGATATGATCATGTTGATGTTTCCTATCCATCTATGGTGTCCAATTAACCTACAAAGCATCAGAATAAAAAGCCCTAATCGATTAGGGTTCTACTGCTCTTTTCTGTAAATTTGGATATCTTCTATTACTTTCGTTTCTTGATGGATTGAGACGATTCAAATTTGGATTGGTCAACAAATTTATCTTGAAAATGATGCTTTGATTCTACTTTTGAAGTTAATTTTATCGTTTAACTACTCTAGAATAAACTTGCTGCTGAAGTTGTCGATTGTTCATATGTGACTGCTGTAATTTAGGGTTTTTTTTTATTGTGGCTAATTTTTTATGGTGATTTTCATCCAATAAGTTCATATTGAATTCTTGGAAGATGTTTGTATGGTGATTGGATGATGAGAGCTCACATAAATGATTTTGAAGTTTGTGATAGCTTGTTTTCTACATTTTATCTTCCAAGTTTAGTTTTAATCATTCAAGTGAAGATATTAGTATTCAAACAAGTTAGTAGTAGTGTAATGAAGCTTTTTCTACAAGAAGACATTGTCATTTTTGGAGCATAATCAAAAAGTCAACCTACAAGTCAAATTACAATTTTTTTGTGCCTTTTGTGTGAAAATCCAAATCTGAGATGATTGAAGTTGTTTGAAGTGTTCATTTAACTTGGAAATGAGTCACTGAATCCATTTATGAAGTCATTTTTTTAATTTTAAGTAGTAATGAATAAAATATGTGTTGAGATGGATATTTGATGTAAAATGTTATCTGGAAGTGTCAAAATTGATTTAAGTCAATTTCTACTGAAGTTGTTCATTCAGAAAGTTCATATTAGATGTTTGTGAGATGTCAAGATGGTTTGCAGATGATTCTAGCTCATAAGGATGAAAAGTGCAACAAATTTTACCATTTTTAATCTTTTGTCAAAATCAGAAGTTAGTTTTCATTATAAGTTGAAGAAGTGAGTTTATTTTTCAATCTACAAATATATTTCAGTATTATGATGATGTCTACAAACTGTATTTTTTATTGTTCAAGCGGAATCAAAAGTCAACCTATTTATCAACACTTCGTCAAATTTGTAATTCTTGAAAAACAAAGAAAGAAGAAGTTGATTTGTTTTTTACTGATATGCTTTCATCATTTCACTATTTTATCTGTCTTTAAGATAGTAAAATATCAAAAGAAGTGGAGAATAAGAAAAATTTGTTATGCAATTTTGGTCTCTAGTGTAGATATCATTTTTATGTTTTTTGCTTTTCTAGTGTTAGTAAAATAGAAATACTAGCTGCCCTTTTGTTTCAAATAAGTAGGATTTTATTGTGTTCTtgtatttttgaaaactttgaaccgaAATATAATGAAGATCAAAcgctctatttttttttattttttgcttTATTTCATATCAGCAAACTGTTCAAGAGAAAAAGCAAACTGTTCAAGAGAAAAACCAAAATCAATCATGAACTAAATTAATTTTTAAGATCAAAACACTTAAATCCTTTCTATTAGCTTAGTTTATAGTATTTAAATGAAAGGAAAAGACATGAATGTCTATTATTGAATCTGTTACAAGTTCTTTTAAGTTTTGCTCTTAATTTTGCTGATTTTCGCTGATTTTGCTAATTCTTTTGTTGGTGTACTCTGCTTTCTCTGTTTTTCGAGTCTTTGGGCATATACTTTTTTTCGGTTAAGAATATAGGATTAATCAATAGGAAAATAAAGAAAGGCATAATGGATTTGAATTATATGAACTTATAACCTTTAGTAGTGTAGTTAAATTCAACAGAGAATACATAAAAATATTTGCCGTGCATTTCGACTTATTACATAGATAAAGAGACATGTATTTAGAAATTGAGAGAATAATAGTTGAAATATATAATTAACATAAATAAAGATCGTTGGCTTTAGATGAAGGTTTGGGGTTGGGAGGGGGGCATCCTAATAAAATCCCAAGAGACATGGAAGATCCATTTGTTTGATTTGTATTTTATTAAATTAATGTATGTACTGTTAATTAGTTAGCTCCCACAAAGAATCACAAATGAAATAAAATAATCGCCGTTAGTGGTGAGATGTCTTGAGAATCCGTTAATATATAAAACAAGTTGACTTCTTTTTGGGTCGCCTATATAAACAATACAtcccctaatattgcagcatagtGCCACACATCCTTTAATTAATATCTATAAGATTAGTAAACTttgaagagagagagagaaagagaatatGAGGAGTGATCAAGTACGTTTGAACTGTGGCATTACTATACCAATGGTTGGATTCGGCACTTACTCTTATCAGAATGATAGGAAGACAACTGAAGAAGCCGTTCATATGGCACTCAAGGTAATGCTAGCTAACTCATCATTCCACTTTTTTACTTAACAATTTTCTTGCGTACGGATGATACGCCATACTGTTTATTACTACTTCCTCAATCTCAAAATACTAATCAcgttatatatgtatttgtatagaaAATATGACATATAATTTAGGACATAGGTCATACCTACGTCCATATCGCATAATTCAAAAGTGACTAACATGAGGACTGAGGAGTAACATTTTCATTAAGAATTTTGCATGCCTGAGATCATGTATTGTATATATATGATTAAATATGTAATGTATAGATATTGTCTGGATTGTGATACAGATGGGTTACAGACACTTTGATACAGCAAAGATTTATGGGTCAGAGGCAGCATTAGGGAATGCATTGAAGGAAGCATTTGATAATGGATCAGTTGTCGACAGAGAAGATGTCTTTATTACTTCTAAACTTTGGAGTGCTGATCATCATGATCCTGTCTCCGCTCTCACCAACACTCTAAAGTAAGTACAAAATCCAGTACAACCCTCTAAAATTAATAAaccaacaaaataattaagtatatttttattctTAAAGAAGGATTTTTAGGAAAGTTCTTTGTTTCAATCAAGAAGATTATAGGAAGTTGCAGATGGGATATATGGGTATAGATAGATATTCCCAAAATCTTCACTTAGCTCAAAGCGCATGTGGCTGTGTCTAAAATAATACCAAGATCTTTGCAGTATATTAATTTGTTATCAACTATGGAAACAACCACCCTATTTCAAGATTATGTAATTATAAATTCCTTAGGAAATTTAAATTTATTCATATAACCATGTAttataattttaagaatttttgaaaataatgataaatattcGTAGATAAACAAATGTTTAGTACTTATATATAAAATTTTGATGTTGCTAGCTATAGCTAGTGATTGTTACAAATTAAAAAGCTAATTAATAGTAATGATCAATTAATTGGTGTAGGAAGTTGGGGATGGAATATGTTGACATGTATTTAGTGCACTGGCCGGTGAAGTTGAAGCCATGGGCAAGCTATCCAGTACCTAATGAGGAGGACTATGAGAAACTCGACCTTGAATCCACTTGGGCTGCAATGGAAAAATGTCTTGACTTGGGATTATGCAGGGGAATCGGTGTCAGCAATTTCTCTAGCAAAAAAATTCAACACCTTGTAGATTTCGCTTCGGTTCCACCAGCCATTAATCAGGTATTTCACATATGCTCTGATATATATTTTGATTTTTCTTTTCATCTTTATTTTaatagtttatttatttatttatttatagaaagaGTAACATATAATCTGAAAAGATAAAGAGTCACTGGTCCTCTTTAATTGTGGTATAATAAAATTTACTCGGTTTTTTTAGTATCGTATAAGAAAAGTTATTCCAATCCATTGTAATCCATTGTAAGTGTCATTTTGATCACCGCATAATCAAAACTTTTTAGCCCTACCCTTCAATTTAATTTACTCTACTAAAAAATATAGCCTAATTCATTATTtaaatcttttatttttattttttatataaaacctaagcATTTCCTGAATCCTAATTACATGACATTAGGACTGGAGGGAGtattaaatattttaattcatAAAACTCTCAGCGAGACATATTTCAATAAGATTAGTGCAATTCACCTAATATTTTGGTTCATATTTTTCTTATAAGAACCTAAATTTTGCACAGGTGGAAATGCATCCGATGTGGAGGCAGGAAAAGCTTCGAGAGATATGTGAAGATCACAAAGTCCATGTCAGTGCATACTCACCTCTCGGTGGGCCGGGGAATGCTTGGGGCTCGACAGCTGTGGTGGAGCATCCAGTCATCCAATCTATTGCCCGCAAGCACAGGGCAACTCCAGCTCAGGTTGCTCTAAAATGGGGATTATCAAAAGGATCAAGTGTGATAGTTAAGAGCTTCAATGGAGAAAGAATGAAGGAGAACAAGGCAGCCTTTGATATTACATTGGACACTGTAGATATAAAAGAGATCGACAAGCTGGAAGAATGGAAACTCATGAGAGGAGAGTTTCTTTGCAATCATACTACTAGCCCTTATAAATCCATTCAACAACTATGGGATGGTGAAATCTAACTTAATTATTTTTTCTTCTATTTTCGAGATGTCAAATATTTATAACCTGAaactatgttttttttttttaatgtaagtAAATTTTACTAATTAGAAAATGGAAGACTTATCAATTTTTAAAGAGTAAAAATATTCTCCTCTTATATTAAATTTCGGAAAGTCATGAAGATGCCCTGGCACAAAAGGAAGCTTCGGTGAGCACAAAGGGCCCCGTGAAAGTTTTCACAAAGAGGGACAATGCTtgagaaaaaaaaaacataaagaGCGTAAGGACCAAACAAAGCTTCACGACTCGGACGCTTAAGCCCATAAAGAGCGTAGGGACCAAACAAAGTTCGTAAAGAGCATAAGGACCAAACAAA encodes:
- the LOC139883221 gene encoding NADPH-dependent aldo-keto reductase, chloroplastic produces the protein MRSDQVRLNCGITIPMVGFGTYSYQNDRKTTEEAVHMALKMGYRHFDTAKIYGSEAALGNALKEAFDNGSVVDREDVFITSKLWSADHHDPVSALTNTLKKLGMEYVDMYLVHWPVKLKPWASYPVPNEEDYEKLDLESTWAAMEKCLDLGLCRGIGVSNFSSKKIQHLVDFASVPPAINQVEMHPMWRQEKLREICEDHKVHVSAYSPLGGPGNAWGSTAVVEHPVIQSIARKHRATPAQVALKWGLSKGSSVIVKSFNGERMKENKAAFDITLDTVDIKEIDKLEEWKLMRGEFLCNHTTSPYKSIQQLWDGEI